The genomic DNA CCTTGACTTCGCCGATGGCGCCGCCCCAGATCATGCGGTGGAACCAGTTGTAGTCGCCCCACACGCGCTGGCTGCCGCCCGAGTAGACGCGCCCGTAGCGGCGGGTGAGGTTGACGAGGAGGCGGCCCTCGCGCACGGTGAGGGTCTCGGGCTTCTCCGAGTAGACGTCCTTGCCGCTCTGGACGGCGGCGGCGCCGATGAGGGCGTGCCAGTGGTCGGGCGTGGCGATCAGCACGGTGTCAATGTCCGGGCGGTCCATCACGTCGCGGTAGTCGTTCACCGCCTTGCAGTCGGCGTTGCCGTAGCGGGTGTCCACGGTGCTCTTGGCGGCGTTGCGGTGGGCCTCGATGACGTCGCAGACCGCGAGCACGCGCAGGTCCTTGAAGCCCAGGAATCCGCCCATGTCGCCGCGGCCCTGGCCGCCCATGCCCACGCAGCCCATGGTGATCTGATCGTTGGCGCCGAAGGCTCGGGCGTTCATCACGAGGGGGGCCGCGGCCGAGGCCGCCGCGGCGCGGGCGAGGAAGCTTCGGCGGGTCGAGACGGGGGTTCGGGGCATCCTGCTGTCTCCTTGCAAGGGGCCGGTTGGCATCTGTTGTGAGTATACCACCCGCGTTCGGTGGTGCAAGTGCGAGCGGAGCGAGTCCCCACGGATCCGATGGACCGACGAGAGCCTCCTTCCGGCCTGCGTGTGCTCCAGAGACCTCCCTCCCGAAGGTTCCAGTACCTTCGGGAGGGGTGGCTCGCGGGTCGGTCACAGGCGCAGGGGTGTGGGCCGGAATTGTAGGTGGCTGCGGGAGCTCCGAAGGAGCGAAATGGGATAGCCCAGGGCAACGCCCTGGGAACAAGACCGCCCCGCGGCAGCCCTGACAGGGCGGAATAGGGAGCTTCTATCTCGCCCCTTCAGGGCTGGACTCGTGAATCCCGCTGAACCCAGGGCGTTGCCCTGGGCTATCCCATGCGAGCCCTTCAGGCTCCAGAGACAATCACCCTGCCTACGATTCTGGCCCACACCCCAGGCGCAGCCTGCGCCCCTGGCGAAGGCCAGAGTTCACATCGCAACCGACTCCCTGTGGCCCGCCGCTCGCGCAGCGGCAGCGCCTCGCCTGACAGGCCGGGCCTCCATACAGCCCGCGCCCAGGGGCACCCTCGGCGGCAGGGTGGGCCGTGCCGCCAGCCTCATCGCAAGCGATGGCAGGCGCAAGACTTGCAGCGCCCCAAGCGAGCCTTGCCGCCACCCGCAGCGGGCCGGCACGCGCCTTGCACGTCCGCAATCCCGAGGCGTTGAGCCTGGAGACAATGCCCGTGATCGCCGAACTCGACGACTCCCTCGCGACGCTTCAGTTCCCCGAGGCCGTGCCACTGACAGAGTGGCGCGCGCTCTTCCACGACTCGCCGCTGGCGATCGCCTATGTATCCCCAGACCTTCGCCTCGTGCGCGTGAACGGCCGCTTCGCCATGCTGTGCGGGTGCATGGCGGGCGAGGTTCTCGGCCGCCACTGCTACGAGGTCTGCGGCGAGGAGCCGGCCGCCCCCTCGGAGGGCGCCGCCGCGGCTCCCCAGCCATGCCCCTCGTGCCGAGTGGCCGAGACGTTGCAGGCGGGCGCCGTCGTGGAGTTCGACCGGCCCCACGGCCGGTCCATCCTCCACGTGGTCGCCTCCCCGGTCATCGAGCGTTGGGGCGAGGTGACCGGCGCCGTGCTCATGATCGCCGATGTCACGTCCGAGCGCGCCCAGCGCCAGCAGGTGATCGAGGCCCAGCGTCTCGCCACGGTGGGCACCATGACCTCGGGCGTCGCCCACGAGCTGCGCAATCCGCTCACCAGCATCCTCGGCTTTGCGCAGCTCCTCCGCCGCCGGACCGACCTGCCGGAGGGCGCGCGAGCCCAACTCGAGCGCATCTGGACCGAGGCCCAGCGCTGCGACCACATCGTCAGCAACCTGCTCAAGTTCACCCGACGCAGCGGCCGCGCCAAGGCCCCGGTGGACGTCAATCGCGTGGTCATCGAGTCGCTGGACCTCCTGCGCCACCCCCTCCAGGCCGGCGGCGTGCAGGTCCACCAGGCGCTTCACCCCCAGCCGTTGCAGGTCATGGGCCACTTCTGCGAGCTCCAGCAGGTCGTGCAGAACATCGTCAAGAACGCCCTCGATGCCCTCAGCACCGTGCGAGGCGGCAACGTCACGCTCCGCACGCTCCCCCGGGATGCATCGGTCCTGATGGAATTCGAGAACGACGGCCCCCGCATCGCCGAGCCCCACAAGCTCTTCCAGCCCTTCTTCACCACCAAAGAGCCGGGCAAGGGCACGGGGCTGGGCCTGAGCGTCAGCGACGCCATCGTGCGCGATCACGGCGGGCGGATCGAGGCGATGAACGCCCCGGGGGGCGTGTTGTTCCGCATCACCCTGCCGCGCATCCCCTCCGCCGAGGCGTCGTAGCCGCCCTTCGTAGGCCAGGCGCCTGGCCGCCTCGCGGGAGCGGCACAAGTCCCCCAGGCCCCAGCCCGATGCGTCGGCGCCCACGTCCCCGGCGGGCATCTGCCGGTCGGCCTGAAGCCGAGCCTTCAGGTCGCGCCCAAACTTCCTCGCGCAGGCTGGCAGTTTTCTCTTGAAGTCCAGTTGGCTTGTGCTATACTCAATAGTGATTGCTCGGCGTGGCGCCGAGCGGGCCGGGGAGCGTGGGCGTACCACTCGGCGTCTGCCCCAAAGCCTTGGGGGCGCGTGAGTTGGTCGCTCGGGGGATGGCAGCGGCGGGGGCCACTGCCACTTCAATTCGCAGCACGTGTTCTGAGCCGCTCCGTATCCGCCTCTGCATTGTCAGTCTGTCCAGATGGCCTCCGCTCCCGGTGCCGCGGCGAGGGCGGGCGGCTGGGCGGGGCGGCGGGGGGCGCTGCCAGTTGGCCTTCCAACCCTTGCGAGGAGGACGGCCATGAGCGGACCGGATGGGTGCGATTCGAAGGGGAGGGTGCCGTACCGGGTGCTGCTGGCCGATGACCATCCACTGACCCGCCGCGGCCTGGCCGGGCTCCTGGAGCAGGAGCCCGACATCCGCGTCTGCGGCGAGGCAGCGGGACGGCAAGGCATCCTCAAGGCGATCGACGAGCTGCGCCCGGACCTGGTCGTCCTGGGCCTCTCGTTCCAATGGGGCAGCGGGCTGGAACTCCTCAAGAAAATCCGCCCGCGCCACCCCCGCCTTTCGGTCCTCATCCTCTCGATGCACGACGAGCGGCTCTTCGCCGAGCGCGCCCTGCGCGCGGGCGCACAGGGCTATGTCACCAAGCTCCAGCCTCCCAACGAGGTCATCCACGCGGTCCGCACCGTTCTCAGCGGCGGCATCTACCTCAGCCCCGGCTTGGCGGTCCAGATGGTCCGCCAGTTCGTGGCCGGCGGGCCGGTCGTGTCCACCTCTCCTCTGGGCGCGCTCACCGACCGGGAGCTGGAGGTCTTCGAACTGCTGGGGCGCGGGCGCACGACCCGCCAGATCGCCGACGAACTCCACCTGAGCATCAAGACCATCGAGACCTACCGCGCGCACATCATCGCCAAGCTGCATCTCGCAGGCTCCACGGAACTCCTCCGCCAGGCCATCCAATGGGTGCACACCGGCGGCCAGAGCTGACGGCCGCCTCCCCTGCCCTTCGCCCAAGACGTGGCCCATGCCTGAAGGGCTGCCTTAACGGGACAACGCCCGCCGCCTCTCGACCGGTTGACTAGGCGTCGGACCTCTGGTCTAGTGAGATCACAGGCCGAGTGACGATTCCGGCGGCTTGGCGAAGCCCTAGCGTCCTCGGCGGCCGGAGCCGCACACGCGCCGGAGGCCACTATGGTCGGAACAGAGCGCCCACCAGTGACCCACACGATACCCCCAAGCCATCGGGGAGCCGTCCAGCCTATGGCTTGTGGCACCCCGGCCATCGGCCCCAGCCCCTTGGGTATGGCGCTCCGTGTAGGGGTAATCAACCAACGCAGTATCAGGGATTCCCCGATAGAGGGTTCCGTCAAAGCCCGGAATCCACAACACTTACAGGCCCCGATTGCCTTGGAAATGCGACCCGGGATACAATCCCATACGTTGCGAGCCAGCAGGCCAAGCGGCCGACCGAGAAGTGTCAGGCGGCCCCCTGCCATGCGGCATCGCACCCTTTAGGAGGGCCGGCGGTGGGGAACTCTGGGCAAGGACTGATTGCAGGAGAGAGAACGGGCATGCCGGTGCTGGAGCGGAACGTGCCTTGCGCACCCAGGCGGCGACAGCCCCTGGCGCCCCGCGCCGGGTGCGACACCGCCAGCTTGCCTCGCGACACGTCGTTCGGGACGTGGGCGCTTCCTGGGGACCCTTCGAAGCCCCTCCCTGTCCATGGCATCGCGCACGACCTCGGCAACCTGCTCTCCCTGATCCTCGGCTACGCCGAGATGGCCCTGGAGGGCCTCGGCGACGGCAGCCCGGCGCGCCACCCGCTGGGGCAGATCCTTCACGCGGCCGAGCTGGGCGCCACCCTCACCCGCCGGCTCGCGCGCGGCGGCGGTGCGGCGTGCCGCACCCCGTCGTGCGCGGACATCAACTACATTGCGCGGCACGCGCTGGACCTCTACCGGCCCCTGTTGCCCAGCACCATCACGCTCACGCTCCGGCTCGCACCCGACCTTTCGCCCGCGGTGGCCGACCCCGTGGCCATCGAACAGGTTCTCATCAACCTGCTCGAGAACGCCCGCGACGCCATGCCGCACGGCGGCACGCTGGCGGTAGCCACCTGCAACGCCTCCCCGCCCCAGGACGAGCCCCTATCGCCACAGACCTCGCGCCACTGGGTCTGCCTCACCGTGTCCGACACAGGCATGGGGATGGACGAGTACACGCTGAGCCATGCCTTCGACCCCTACTTCACCGGGAAGCAGGGCGGCACAGGGCTGGGCCTGGCGATCGCGCAGCGCATCGTGGCCGAACACGGAGGCTGGATCACCGCGGCCAGCCAGCCCGGCCAGGGCTCCACCTTCACCGTCTCGCTCCCGGCCAGGGGCACGCCCACCGGCCCGGTGCCTTGGGCCTGAGAGCGGGCGGCCCGCCCTCGCGGGGAGTTGCCAACCTTTGTGACGGCTCGGGACTGCAATGAGGAGAACCCATGGCGGCCATCGCCGGCGAGTGCAGAAGAGTGTTGGTAGTGGATGACGAGGCAGCGGTGCGCGAGATGCTCACAGGGTTCTTCGAGACGAAGGGCTTCGGAACCCAGGCGGCCGCCACGGGGGACGAGGCCCTCGCCCTCATCGCCCGCCAGCGCCCCCATGCGGTGCTGCTCGACCTTCGCATGCCGGGCCTCGACGGGCTCGAGACCCTGGCACGCATCAAAGAGGCCGATCGCCACCTCCCGGTCGTCCTCATGACCGGCTATGGCACCGTGGACACCGCCGTGGCCGCCATGAAGCTGGGGGCAGAGGACTTCGTCGCCAAGCCGGTGCGCCTCGCGGAGCTGCTGCGTACGGTGGAGCGCGTGGCCGCCGAGGCTGCCGACGACGCTTCCATGGCCGCCGACGCCGCCGCGCTGGCCGAGTGCATGGGCCCCAGCGCCGTCGTCGCCAACATTGGCGCGCAGGTGCGGCAGGTGGCGCCCACGAATCTCACCGTCATCCTGCACGGCGAGACCGGCACAGGCAAGAGCCTGGTCGCCCGAGCCATCCACGCCCTCAGCCCGCGCGCCGCCCGGCGGCTGGTGCGGGTGGACTGCGGCGCCATCCCCGACACGCTCATCGAGAGCGAGCTCTTCGGCCACGAGCGCGGGGCCTT from Planctomycetota bacterium includes the following:
- a CDS encoding histidine kinase dimerization/phospho-acceptor domain-containing protein gives rise to the protein MPVIAELDDSLATLQFPEAVPLTEWRALFHDSPLAIAYVSPDLRLVRVNGRFAMLCGCMAGEVLGRHCYEVCGEEPAAPSEGAAAAPQPCPSCRVAETLQAGAVVEFDRPHGRSILHVVASPVIERWGEVTGAVLMIADVTSERAQRQQVIEAQRLATVGTMTSGVAHELRNPLTSILGFAQLLRRRTDLPEGARAQLERIWTEAQRCDHIVSNLLKFTRRSGRAKAPVDVNRVVIESLDLLRHPLQAGGVQVHQALHPQPLQVMGHFCELQQVVQNIVKNALDALSTVRGGNVTLRTLPRDASVLMEFENDGPRIAEPHKLFQPFFTTKEPGKGTGLGLSVSDAIVRDHGGRIEAMNAPGGVLFRITLPRIPSAEAS
- a CDS encoding response regulator transcription factor, translating into MSGPDGCDSKGRVPYRVLLADDHPLTRRGLAGLLEQEPDIRVCGEAAGRQGILKAIDELRPDLVVLGLSFQWGSGLELLKKIRPRHPRLSVLILSMHDERLFAERALRAGAQGYVTKLQPPNEVIHAVRTVLSGGIYLSPGLAVQMVRQFVAGGPVVSTSPLGALTDRELEVFELLGRGRTTRQIADELHLSIKTIETYRAHIIAKLHLAGSTELLRQAIQWVHTGGQS
- a CDS encoding HAMP domain-containing sensor histidine kinase; amino-acid sequence: MPVLERNVPCAPRRRQPLAPRAGCDTASLPRDTSFGTWALPGDPSKPLPVHGIAHDLGNLLSLILGYAEMALEGLGDGSPARHPLGQILHAAELGATLTRRLARGGGAACRTPSCADINYIARHALDLYRPLLPSTITLTLRLAPDLSPAVADPVAIEQVLINLLENARDAMPHGGTLAVATCNASPPQDEPLSPQTSRHWVCLTVSDTGMGMDEYTLSHAFDPYFTGKQGGTGLGLAIAQRIVAEHGGWITAASQPGQGSTFTVSLPARGTPTGPVPWA